A single window of Gehongia tenuis DNA harbors:
- a CDS encoding phage tail tape measure protein, with the protein MALKTIREAALKVTTDGEEKTLRTIKEINASLSKASSSLAKVNAQYGTNSKSAEALSARSKALTEKLEAQRERTERLRRELEDVKNEYGENSAEATKYEAMLARSEVVEVSLERQIRETNAELENQSNKWSAVARQCEVASGKLSAAGQKMSSIGNTMTLGLTTPLLAAGTAAVKTSINFESAFAGVRKTVDATDDQLKTLKQGIIDMSLEMPSSAVEIAAVAEAAGQLGIETDNILGFTRAMMDLSVATDIASSEGAVQLAQFANITQMSQKDFDRLGSTIVALGNNSATTESKILAMMQRLAGAGNQIGLSEAEIAGISAALASVGIEAEAGGSAFSKLFAQMQVAVETGNDSLGDFAAVAGMTAEEFKTRFQGDAAGAIVEFIDGLSHMSEEGMSSIGVLEEMGITELRLRDSLLRTSNAGDLVRESISLANSAWWENNALTKEAEQRYGTTESQLKILWNEILELARQMGDQMVPALREVIASIKPLIQNFNNLSTEQKANIIKWAGVIAAMGPMVALAGKITSGIGSVIGAFGKLTKIMQTTSALGTAGSGPAGWILMSVAALATLTTYLIAASDPLSNFREAMAGIKVEIDPLTQSLQGASAATIDMSKAVGESGRSLSELENEYTTIQTNINRISQETSAERRAALEEEIGALEELTGKLIEVQEEIIGTYETKQRSMLGQANAYANNMTKENAQMLVENAQGAREGVKEQLEKQRDDRLAYLQSEYEAGRLSQFQWERHMSDTVTNYERQLTETDRVYADTVSIVAQGYAKRYTVESVGLADLMTLNNNYSIAYAEYQAKLTTIDNDSTLSFIDKSQRKAAAQNDFAQKTKGWADQYATALQSMDLSTIQAFNAMIAAIEENGGVIEGEALGMARMIVDTFQNMPPELRAQGAEMMRQLGLGIDSNGNVVFIATETVSQEAADALNARLNSAEGRKAGENYAQGVADGMTSKMDSLVARARNMANMINSAFNKVLDIRSPSRKGAWSGSMWGAGVELGIESSRARIKRAVENIAAIPASMQFGVSPYSNLVPVASMMGRVETALAQPSVNQSRTVNIYQTNNISSPEYLSPGEAARKSRNELQKTALLWR; encoded by the coding sequence TTGGCCTTAAAAACGATCAGGGAAGCCGCCCTAAAAGTCACAACTGATGGCGAAGAAAAGACCCTGCGGACTATCAAGGAAATCAATGCGTCATTATCCAAGGCCAGTAGCAGCCTGGCCAAGGTTAATGCGCAGTATGGTACGAACAGCAAATCGGCGGAGGCGCTGTCGGCGAGATCCAAGGCACTCACCGAAAAACTTGAAGCGCAACGAGAACGCACGGAACGATTGCGGCGCGAGCTTGAGGACGTAAAAAACGAGTATGGTGAAAACTCAGCAGAGGCTACGAAATATGAAGCTATGCTTGCCCGATCAGAAGTCGTTGAGGTGAGCCTGGAGCGGCAGATTCGAGAAACCAACGCCGAGCTGGAAAACCAGAGTAACAAGTGGTCGGCTGTAGCGCGGCAGTGTGAAGTGGCCTCGGGGAAGCTCTCGGCGGCCGGACAAAAGATGTCAAGCATTGGGAACACAATGACTCTTGGGCTGACCACGCCCCTTCTTGCCGCAGGAACGGCAGCAGTTAAAACGTCAATCAATTTTGAGAGCGCCTTCGCGGGCGTCCGAAAAACCGTCGATGCAACGGATGATCAGCTTAAGACACTCAAACAGGGCATTATCGATATGTCGCTCGAGATGCCGTCAAGCGCCGTGGAAATTGCTGCCGTCGCGGAGGCAGCGGGGCAACTGGGGATTGAGACAGATAATATCCTCGGATTTACGCGAGCCATGATGGACCTTTCCGTAGCGACCGATATTGCATCATCCGAGGGTGCAGTTCAGCTGGCGCAGTTCGCAAATATCACGCAGATGAGCCAGAAGGACTTTGATCGTTTGGGATCAACCATCGTTGCTCTTGGCAACAATTCCGCCACCACAGAGTCCAAGATCTTGGCTATGATGCAACGACTTGCCGGTGCAGGCAACCAAATCGGGTTAAGTGAGGCGGAGATTGCGGGTATTTCGGCGGCACTGGCAAGCGTAGGAATCGAGGCCGAAGCTGGCGGCAGCGCCTTTTCAAAGCTTTTTGCCCAGATGCAAGTGGCTGTAGAAACAGGCAACGATAGTCTGGGAGATTTTGCAGCCGTGGCAGGAATGACGGCTGAAGAATTTAAGACGCGATTCCAGGGCGATGCGGCGGGTGCCATTGTTGAATTTATCGACGGACTGTCCCATATGTCTGAGGAGGGCATGAGCTCGATCGGAGTCCTGGAAGAAATGGGAATTACCGAACTTCGACTTCGCGACTCCTTGCTACGTACGTCCAATGCAGGAGACTTGGTGCGTGAGTCTATATCCCTTGCGAACAGTGCGTGGTGGGAGAACAACGCGCTCACAAAAGAGGCCGAGCAGCGTTATGGAACTACAGAATCTCAACTCAAAATACTCTGGAATGAAATACTGGAGCTGGCGCGACAGATGGGAGACCAAATGGTGCCTGCTTTGCGGGAAGTCATCGCGAGTATTAAGCCGCTGATCCAAAATTTTAATAACCTATCGACTGAGCAGAAAGCAAATATCATTAAATGGGCCGGAGTTATTGCAGCTATGGGACCAATGGTTGCTTTGGCCGGCAAAATTACCTCAGGTATCGGCAGCGTGATCGGGGCGTTTGGAAAGTTAACAAAGATCATGCAGACGACTAGTGCCTTGGGGACAGCGGGGTCGGGCCCTGCCGGCTGGATACTGATGAGCGTTGCGGCGCTTGCGACCCTAACCACTTATTTGATTGCTGCAAGCGATCCACTCAGTAATTTCCGCGAGGCCATGGCTGGCATCAAGGTAGAGATAGATCCGCTCACGCAAAGTTTGCAGGGTGCGTCCGCTGCAACAATTGACATGTCAAAAGCGGTAGGAGAATCGGGCAGGAGCCTTAGTGAGCTCGAAAATGAGTACACCACGATTCAAACAAATATCAATAGGATTAGTCAAGAAACTTCGGCTGAACGCCGGGCCGCACTGGAGGAAGAAATCGGGGCCCTCGAAGAATTGACCGGAAAACTCATTGAGGTGCAGGAGGAAATCATAGGCACCTATGAAACCAAGCAGCGAAGCATGCTTGGGCAGGCTAACGCCTACGCCAATAATATGACCAAAGAAAACGCGCAGATGCTTGTCGAGAATGCCCAAGGCGCCCGGGAAGGTGTTAAGGAACAGCTGGAAAAGCAGCGCGACGACAGATTAGCATACCTGCAGTCGGAATACGAGGCGGGCCGCCTCTCTCAATTCCAGTGGGAGCGGCATATGTCCGATACTGTAACCAATTATGAGCGGCAGTTAACGGAGACCGATAGGGTCTATGCGGATACTGTAAGCATTGTCGCGCAGGGGTATGCAAAACGATATACGGTTGAGAGTGTTGGACTTGCCGATCTTATGACGTTAAACAATAATTACAGCATTGCTTATGCAGAATACCAAGCAAAGCTAACAACGATCGACAACGATAGTACTCTCAGCTTTATTGATAAATCTCAGCGCAAAGCGGCTGCCCAAAACGATTTCGCGCAAAAGACGAAAGGATGGGCAGATCAATACGCTACGGCGCTCCAGTCCATGGACTTAAGCACAATTCAGGCTTTTAATGCGATGATTGCAGCCATCGAAGAAAACGGCGGTGTGATTGAGGGCGAAGCACTAGGCATGGCTCGCATGATCGTGGACACGTTCCAGAACATGCCTCCCGAGCTGCGGGCGCAGGGTGCAGAAATGATGCGCCAATTAGGCCTTGGCATCGACAGTAATGGCAACGTGGTATTTATCGCGACCGAGACGGTATCCCAGGAAGCGGCTGACGCACTTAACGCAAGGCTTAACAGCGCTGAGGGCCGTAAGGCTGGCGAAAATTATGCTCAGGGTGTGGCGGACGGCATGACATCCAAAATGGACTCTCTCGTGGCCCGTGCACGGAATATGGCCAACATGATCAATAGCGCTTTCAACAAGGTCTTGGATATACGGTCGCCCTCGCGGAAAGGCGCATGGTCCGGTAGTATGTGGGGTGCGGGCGTTGAGTTAGGAATCGAAAGCAGCCGTGCCAGAATAAAACGGGCTGTAGAGAATATCGCGGCCATCCCTGCATCGATGCAGTTTGGGGTGTCGCCGTACAGCAATCTGGTTCCGGTCGCCTCAATGATGGGACGCGTTGAGACCGCCTTAGCGCAGCCATCGGTTAATCAAAGTCGGACCGTTAACATTTACCAGACCAACAATATCTCGAGCCCAGAATATTTGAGCCCAGGAGAGGCGGCACGCAAGAGCCGCAACGAGCTCCAAAAAACGGCGCTTTTGTGGAGGTGA
- a CDS encoding phage tail family protein, producing the protein MRLDERLIYRSATGAEIEFSALGVFHAAEVTGLNALPNTIHGTQNVGQDGRSVTGSTLESRNITISGYIRTNSVQDANRLLQVCNPKHEGTLRYHSDYYDVWIGCYLEAVPTIAEPTDGAALISYFVSLLCPDPYWRDETSAYSEIATWVPVWHWDLIFPEEGTIFEFREPSLITNVVNPGHVPTGMTIVFRALGPVENPSITNVKTQEYIKVNQSMMEGDVLTVKTGYGQQTAVLVTSGVTINVFNALDYDGNVDMQLSVGDNLIRYNADEGIEMLNVTIYHDYLYTGVF; encoded by the coding sequence ATGCGGCTGGACGAGCGACTGATCTATCGGAGTGCAACAGGCGCAGAAATTGAATTTTCGGCTCTTGGAGTATTCCACGCCGCGGAAGTGACAGGGCTTAACGCTTTGCCGAATACGATTCACGGCACGCAAAATGTTGGCCAGGACGGTCGGTCTGTTACAGGGAGCACACTGGAGTCGAGAAATATCACGATAAGCGGCTACATCCGGACGAACTCGGTGCAGGACGCCAATAGGTTACTGCAGGTCTGCAATCCTAAGCATGAGGGCACACTGCGATACCACAGTGACTATTACGATGTATGGATAGGCTGTTACCTGGAAGCGGTGCCAACAATTGCCGAGCCAACGGATGGTGCCGCGCTGATTAGTTATTTCGTCAGCCTTCTTTGCCCAGATCCCTATTGGCGCGATGAGACGTCGGCCTATTCCGAAATCGCAACGTGGGTCCCCGTGTGGCATTGGGATCTTATATTCCCGGAGGAGGGCACAATCTTCGAGTTCCGCGAGCCATCCTTGATCACTAACGTCGTCAATCCGGGACATGTACCGACGGGTATGACCATTGTGTTTCGGGCTTTGGGGCCGGTTGAGAACCCGTCGATTACCAACGTCAAAACACAGGAGTATATCAAGGTCAATCAAAGCATGATGGAGGGTGATGTCCTCACCGTTAAGACCGGCTACGGGCAACAGACTGCAGTATTGGTGACCAGTGGCGTGACAATCAATGTCTTTAATGCCCTGGACTATGACGGCAATGTGGATATGCAGCTCTCTGTGGGCGACAATCTTATCCGCTATAATGCGGATGAGGGAATTGAGATGCTTAATGTGACAATTTACCATGATTACTTGTATACGGGGGTGTTTTGA
- a CDS encoding siphovirus ReqiPepy6 Gp37-like family protein, whose protein sequence is MQLLVLNQHLERVGMVTQFTSLRWRRKYVGAGEFELHAPIKYADLLAPTNILYRKDDLEAAHIVARQYAQDSSGIEEVVATGYMLKDYLSRRCFLAPVTLHGKPEDVIRSVVDMHAISARSDRIIPHLILEPHQGYIGTDIQYQAEMGAGVLVEIGALEMYSGLSGYIGLDPQCQTLIFRIRQGLRRTLDQDVNPRAILTLEGGMITEPIYTQTLSNYGSVAIVEGSDRVLEVEQAQGLDRYEVYCDATSLQKTYFDGDEQIVLTETEYVAALKQRGAEALAERRPVQTLDAKVVANDNLIYKSEYDLGDIVTIKLKRWNVQADVRIAEIEEIYEVGGPTIYLTVGDPAPTLYEKITTRR, encoded by the coding sequence ATGCAGCTACTGGTACTCAATCAACATCTCGAACGAGTAGGCATGGTGACACAATTCACATCGCTGCGGTGGCGGCGCAAATATGTGGGTGCGGGGGAGTTTGAACTCCACGCGCCCATTAAATATGCGGATCTGCTGGCCCCGACCAATATCCTGTACCGCAAAGATGATCTAGAGGCGGCGCATATTGTGGCTAGACAATACGCTCAGGACAGCTCTGGGATTGAGGAGGTTGTAGCGACGGGCTATATGCTAAAAGATTACTTATCTCGCCGTTGTTTTTTAGCACCGGTCACACTGCACGGCAAACCGGAAGATGTAATTCGCTCCGTTGTTGATATGCATGCAATCAGCGCGAGATCGGACCGTATTATACCGCACCTCATACTCGAGCCCCACCAGGGCTATATTGGCACCGATATCCAGTATCAGGCGGAAATGGGTGCGGGGGTCTTGGTAGAAATCGGAGCGCTGGAAATGTATTCGGGGCTTAGCGGATACATTGGCCTTGATCCACAGTGTCAAACGTTGATATTCCGGATCCGTCAGGGATTGAGGCGCACCCTTGATCAAGACGTAAACCCGCGGGCTATTTTGACTCTTGAGGGCGGTATGATCACAGAACCTATCTACACACAGACATTAAGCAACTATGGCAGCGTCGCGATCGTGGAGGGCAGTGATCGCGTGCTTGAGGTCGAACAAGCTCAGGGGCTAGACCGGTATGAGGTTTATTGTGATGCAACGAGCTTACAAAAGACCTATTTCGATGGCGATGAGCAGATTGTGCTAACAGAAACGGAATATGTGGCAGCACTTAAGCAGCGAGGCGCCGAAGCCTTAGCCGAAAGACGACCGGTTCAGACATTAGATGCCAAAGTAGTGGCTAATGACAATTTGATCTACAAGAGTGAGTATGACCTTGGGGATATTGTAACGATTAAGCTCAAGCGCTGGAACGTGCAAGCTGATGTCCGCATCGCTGAGATAGAGGAAATATATGAGGTTGGCGGCCCTACAATCTATCTTACTGTAGGCGATCCAGCCCCCACACTATACGAAAAGATAACGACAAGGAGATGA
- a CDS encoding DUF433 domain-containing protein gives MTAMVRIACRVIERRVMAGESWETVIADYPRLTAEQVEEIQAELEGGGEQ, from the coding sequence ATGACGGCGATGGTGAGGATCGCGTGCCGGGTGATCGAGCGGCGGGTCATGGCCGGTGAGAGCTGGGAGACCGTTATCGCGGATTATCCGAGGCTTACGGCGGAGCAGGTGGAGGAAATTCAGGCGGAATTGGAGGGCGGCGGTGAACAGTGA
- a CDS encoding peptidoglycan recognition protein family protein produces the protein MQILLKEQTRLIQQLLPMGAKNKPGRSMTPKYITMHNTGNTSKGADARAHASYLSSGASGQKVSWHYTVDDGVIYQHLSDTEQGWHAADGRGPGNSQSIGIEVCMNEGIDQARAEANAAQLVAQLMKKHNIPLSNVTTHQHWYPSKYCPALILPHWDKFVAAVETAYNGGEAQIEVSKGHSVLIEWSKGEEVKDLQSALNRHGYALDVDGTYGPATLAAVKDFQRAHGLDVDGKVGPATWAALEQEPVSQGHSVLVKWSKGEEVKELQSTLNSLGYTLDVDGTYGPATEAAVKDFQGKHGLDVDGKTGPKTWTALAQATAEKDDTLYRVQIGAYKDKSNAEAAKAAVEAAGFEAIIKMDDGEG, from the coding sequence ATGCAGATTCTTCTTAAGGAGCAAACGCGACTCATTCAGCAGCTGCTCCCTATGGGAGCGAAGAACAAGCCGGGACGGAGCATGACTCCGAAGTATATCACGATGCACAACACCGGCAACACGTCAAAGGGGGCCGACGCCAGGGCCCACGCGAGCTATCTGTCCAGCGGCGCCAGCGGCCAGAAGGTCTCCTGGCATTACACCGTGGATGACGGGGTGATCTATCAGCACCTATCGGATACCGAGCAGGGCTGGCACGCGGCGGACGGCAGAGGCCCGGGCAACAGCCAGTCCATTGGGATTGAGGTATGCATGAACGAGGGGATTGACCAGGCCCGAGCCGAAGCCAACGCCGCCCAGCTGGTGGCTCAGCTCATGAAGAAACACAATATCCCCCTTTCCAACGTGACCACCCATCAGCATTGGTATCCCAGCAAGTACTGTCCCGCTCTGATTCTGCCCCACTGGGACAAGTTTGTGGCGGCAGTGGAGACGGCGTACAACGGAGGAGAGGCACAGATCGAGGTGAGTAAGGGACACAGCGTGCTCATCGAGTGGAGCAAGGGCGAGGAGGTCAAGGATCTGCAAAGCGCCCTAAACCGGCATGGGTACGCTCTCGATGTGGATGGTACCTATGGCCCCGCGACGCTTGCAGCGGTGAAGGACTTCCAAAGGGCGCACGGCCTGGACGTGGACGGGAAGGTGGGTCCTGCAACCTGGGCGGCGTTGGAGCAGGAACCGGTGAGCCAGGGGCACAGCGTCCTGGTCAAATGGTCCAAGGGCGAGGAGGTCAAGGAACTCCAGAGCACGCTGAACAGCCTGGGATACACCCTTGACGTGGACGGGACCTACGGTCCGGCGACGGAAGCGGCGGTGAAGGACTTTCAAGGCAAGCACGGCCTGGACGTGGACGGCAAGACCGGACCCAAGACGTGGACGGCGCTGGCACAAGCGACAGCAGAAAAAGATGACACCCTGTATCGGGTGCAGATCGGAGCCTACAAGGACAAGTCCAACGCCGAAGCCGCGAAGGCAGCCGTGGAAGCGGCGGGGTTTGAGGCGATCATCAAGATGGATGATGGGGAGGGATAA